In Paenibacillus ihbetae, the following are encoded in one genomic region:
- a CDS encoding GAF domain-containing protein: protein MFQNTPYEGTRSEQYAQVLQQLKALIHDEPNAIANLSNASALLKHFLTDTNWVGFYLYDGKELVLGPFQGLPACIRIPMGRGVCGTAAAKQSTVLVEDVHAFPGHIACDAASNSEIVVPIIVDGALYGVLDIDSPLKGRFDQEDQQFLEEFVHILEGSLSL from the coding sequence CGCCCAGGTCCTTCAACAATTGAAGGCATTGATTCATGACGAACCCAATGCGATTGCCAATCTTTCAAACGCCTCGGCCTTGCTGAAGCATTTTTTAACAGATACCAACTGGGTCGGCTTCTACCTCTATGACGGCAAGGAGCTTGTGCTCGGTCCCTTCCAGGGGCTGCCGGCCTGCATCCGGATTCCGATGGGCCGGGGAGTATGCGGAACAGCCGCTGCCAAGCAATCCACCGTTCTGGTAGAGGACGTGCATGCATTCCCTGGGCATATTGCGTGCGACGCCGCATCCAACAGCGAAATTGTTGTTCCGATCATCGTTGACGGAGCGCTTTATGGTGTTCTGGATATCGATAGTCCGCTAAAGGGAAGATTCGATCAAGAGGATCAGCAGTTCCTGGAGGAATTCGTCCACATATTGGAAGGCTCTCTATCCCTGTAG
- a CDS encoding AMP-dependent synthetase and ligase, whose amino-acid sequence MYSTNNTQISQQIRQCEQLLQQLTQQTQQASAMYQQMMQQEQQNAARLEELAQRERQATQMIQSALQGHQTAIQQFQQISQLVRQVESSARANQVQHIQPSFGQGFPNSHQGFQ is encoded by the coding sequence ATGTATTCAACGAACAACACGCAAATTTCGCAGCAAATCCGCCAGTGTGAGCAATTGCTGCAGCAGCTGACGCAGCAAACGCAGCAAGCTTCCGCCATGTACCAGCAGATGATGCAGCAGGAGCAGCAGAACGCCGCCAGACTGGAAGAGCTTGCACAACGCGAGCGTCAAGCAACGCAAATGATCCAGTCCGCGCTGCAAGGGCACCAGACTGCGATTCAGCAGTTCCAGCAAATCTCTCAGCTGGTGAGGCAAGTGGAGTCTTCGGCCCGGGCTAACCAAGTCCAGCATATCCAGCCTTCCTTCGGCCAAGGCTTCCCGAATTCGCATCAAGGCTTCCAATAA
- a CDS encoding YwbE family protein, producing the protein MNGGQRSNIKPGLEVDIVLKQDQRTGKLTRGVVKDILTNSPSHPHGIKVRLQDGQVGRVKHIYEP; encoded by the coding sequence ATGAATGGCGGACAGCGTTCCAACATCAAGCCGGGACTTGAAGTGGATATCGTATTGAAGCAGGATCAGCGAACAGGAAAGCTTACACGCGGCGTAGTGAAGGACATATTGACCAACTCTCCCAGCCACCCGCACGGCATCAAGGTACGGCTGCAGGATGGGCAGGTCGGACGCGTAAAACATATCTACGAGCCGTAA
- a CDS encoding C40 family peptidase, whose amino-acid sequence MAGALLSAAVLGSYGYGSVNEVAAASVQSGASGVASGNVYMRSQPSTSGKVVDRVYKGDSVQILGSSSGWYKIKNSEGKQGYASSKYITQKSGSSNSNSGSGSESAAKPSTNATVEKVISAGMKYLGTPYEFGSNRSSTKTFDCSAFVRRAYMDGAGITLPGNSRTQGQWIKDKGTDVYNISQLKRGDLVFFMSYRGSSASAYAGVNKATQRITHVAIYLGDNKLLHTYSKKSGGVLVGDFSSSWKNRFLYGGSVL is encoded by the coding sequence ATGGCCGGAGCACTACTCTCAGCAGCTGTTCTTGGTTCTTACGGATATGGGTCTGTGAATGAGGTTGCTGCTGCAAGCGTGCAGTCTGGAGCAAGCGGTGTAGCAAGCGGGAATGTATATATGCGCAGCCAGCCTTCGACGTCGGGCAAGGTGGTTGACCGTGTCTATAAAGGCGACAGCGTTCAAATTCTGGGCAGCAGCTCGGGATGGTATAAGATTAAAAACTCGGAAGGCAAGCAAGGATACGCTTCTTCCAAATACATTACCCAGAAAAGCGGCTCTTCAAACTCCAATTCCGGAAGCGGATCGGAAAGCGCTGCCAAGCCGTCCACCAATGCCACCGTTGAAAAAGTCATCAGCGCAGGCATGAAGTACCTGGGCACACCATACGAATTCGGCTCCAACCGCAGCTCGACCAAGACCTTTGACTGCTCGGCATTCGTACGCCGCGCATATATGGACGGGGCAGGCATCACGCTCCCTGGCAACTCCCGGACGCAAGGTCAATGGATCAAGGATAAGGGAACCGATGTATACAACATCAGCCAACTGAAGCGCGGCGACCTTGTGTTCTTTATGAGCTACAGAGGATCCTCGGCATCTGCGTATGCCGGTGTGAATAAAGCAACTCAGCGAATCACGCACGTAGCGATCTACTTGGGCGATAACAAGCTGCTGCACACGTACTCCAAAAAGTCCGGCGGTGTCCTGGTAGGCGATTTCAGCAGTTCCTGGAAGAACCGCTTCCTCTATGGCGGAAGCGTACTGTAA